Genomic segment of bacterium:
TCGCGGGGGAGTCGGTATTCCTGCAAGCTCTTCTCCGCCATCCTTACGATCCGCTCCTGGAGTTTCCTCTTCCCGTCGTGAAGCCGCTTTCGGAGAGCGCCCTCGGAGATCCCCAGGAAGCGTGCCGTCTCGGCCATGGGGACGCCGTCGAGGTAGCAGAGCAGGAGAGGGAACCGGAGCGCGTCCGAGAGGGAGGAGACGATCTTACGTATCTCCGCCTGGAACGCATCGGCCTCGTTTCGTTCGTCTTCGATTTCCATTTCGGTCGCTTCGATCGGTGCCCACAGGACCCCCGCGTCTTCCAGCGGCGCGAGACGGTCCTGTTCTTTCCGCCAGGCAAGGGCCTTGTTGCGGGCGATCTTCCGCAGCCACGACGGAAACGCCTCCATCGACCGGAGGTCTTTCAGCGATGCAAACGCGGAGATGAAGGTCTCCTGGGCGATGTCCTGGGCGGCCGCCGGGTCCTTGACGACTTGCAGCGCCAAGGCGTAGACGAGGTACTGGTACCTTCCGACGATCTCCCCGAACGACGCGGAATCGCCCTGGGCGGACTTCAGAAGAAGATCTTTTTCCTCTTTCGGCATCTTTGCTCCTCTCCTCCTGATAGATAGATCGCGGAGTCCCCGAAATGTTACCAACAATTTGCGTTCACGGATTTTCGATTACAGGATCATTTCTCGGGGAGCGAGGGTTTCGGTGGCACTGGCGACTTGGTCGGGAAAAGATTCAGGAACGCCGGTATGGGAAGATTCGAGAATGTCGGGCTCTACCCCTAGAGCCCGTGAAACTCTCGAACCTGGCCGTCGCGATCTGCTAAGACCGCGATGGACCGAAGCATTCGCTCTGTCATAGTGGGACGGCGGATGTTATCCGGTAGGGCCAGAATATGTTCCCGAGTTGCCTGGGTAAGGCGGAGAAGAACCATGATCTGCGTCACCCGGGCGCGGCTAATGCCCTCCCGCCGGGCGATGTCGGCCTGGGTGGCGATCTTGCCGGACTTCAGAAGTATCTGCCATTCGATGGCCTTCCGGAGGAGTTCGACAACTCGGGGCATCTTCGGTTCCTTGGGAGGTTTCAGTTTGGCACGGAGGGGCGGGGTCGCGCTCACGATTCGAGCGGTAGTCACCCAGCGCGTCAGGGCGCCGATGTTGCCGTTTTCAAACACCCCCTTGGGCCCGAGGGAAATCTCAATGGTTTGTTCACGGCAGGAGCCCAAAGGGGCACCCTGGATGTCATTTTGAGCGAGATGGACGATCCGGAAGTAGATCTCGGGCTCGACCGCCCCCGGGCGGGTTCGCATACTGGCACATTTGGGGAGCCATGACGACCTCAGGGACGCCGGCGGAAGGCGCCAGGCCAGACATCAGTGCACGGCCGTTCCTTCATCGGCGGCATTCTGTGCGAGCGACCGCCGATCCGGATACTCCCGACTGAACTTGATCCAGGCGGATTCCAGTTCGTTGTCCGGGGACACTTCCCCGCGAGCGGCCCGGACGAAATGCTCCTGCACGGGATGAATGGGGGCGAGCCCACCAGACGCGATCGCTTCCATGTAGAGTCCCTGGCTGTGGATGTAAAACGCTTCCAGCGGCGTGTAGTGCGGTCCGAGTTCTGCGCGGTAACCGCCCCTCATCAGTTCGCGCATATGCGGCTCCGGAAACGGCACACGGACATCCGCGGTAATCCGCAGGATCTCCTGAATCGCTTCCCGGTTCTTGAGAATCCCGGTGTGCGTATCGTCGAAACCGTGTTGCACGGTCGCTTCCTTCTGGGCCGGCGGGCTGAGCTGGCTGGCCAACGGGACGACGCCGTCGCTGTTCGTGCCCAACTTGATCGTCCGGTCGTTACCGTAGGCAAATAGGAGGTGATATTCGACGCCCGCCGGTAACGGTTTGCGGTACAATCCGGCGATGAAATTGCTGTCCGGGTTGAGGTCGCGCCACGAAGGTAAGACCACCGGTGCTTTTTCCGCGCTCCGCGCCGCGGGATGTCCGCCCAGTGGGCTCGCAACGGTGATGAATCGATGCACGTGGTTTTCGTCTTTTCCTCCGCTGCGGAGGTTCAGTGCCTCCCGCACCACTAAGCCGCCCATGCTGTGAGCCACGATCACAATGGGCATGTCTCCCAGCGGGATGACTCTTCCGGAAAGAAATATCTTGTAGAACATCGCGCCCAACTGCTGCAGGCCGGTTCCCGACGGGTAGTAGAAAAACCACGGCTTGAATCTGGTTCGATCGAGGCCTGCCACGACGTCGTCGAAATCGCGCACGCTGCCGCCGATTCCGTGAACAAAGACAACCGGAATCTTGTACCCGAGTTCCTCTTCGAACGCATAAAACATCATCGGCGCCGCTTCGAGAAACGCCGCCGGCTCGTACATGCCCAAGGTGGCCATTTGCGGAGCAAATATCGGGTCGTCCAGCGACCGTATGGTGCCCTTGGGGTAGAACAACGATTCCACCCGCTTGGCGGGTTTGAGGACGGCCATGCGAAACGGACCGCTCGCCGGATTCGAGCGCGCGGCCAGATCGAGGTCATACCCGCCCAGAACCTTGTCCGGGACGGCGTCCGCGGTCAACGAAATCGCTCGACCCCCGACAACCTCTGTCTTGTCGTAATATCCGTCGCGGTCAAGATCGCTCACTACCAGCAGACGATACTCCCCGGCCGGCAGATTCAGACCGTAGTACGAATCCACGCGCGCCAAGTGATTCACATCAACCACTTCAGAAGGGCGGAACTTGTCGGAGACGGCGACAACGGCGATCGCCTCGCGGTTTACATTTCCGGCGTGCTCGATCCTTCCGAACACGAAGAATGTTTCACGATCCAGCATGTACTTGTAGACCCTCTGCTCGGGCGATGTCCTCTGCCGCATCGAATAGGCCGCTTGCGAAACCATCGAACCGACGTAGGAGCAACCGGTAAGGCCGGCAAACAGCACGGCGAGAAAAAGCGACTTCGTCATAACCTCGACACCTTTTATTTTGTGATACCGGGCGAAAATATATTTGCGTCGAATCGGCGAGAAGTCAAGGAAGGTGACAGGCGGATTTCAACCCGGTGGACCGCCGCGTCGTGGACGCTCCGGCCCTATATTGGTGCGTGTGCAATACCAAATGAGGTAGGAGCTTGACTGCTCGCGAGATCTTCGGCTCCCTGGGCGGCTTTGGTTTTCCCCGCGGACCTTTCCGCCTGGTCGGTTCGGTAACCCGTACCAGATCTCGACGGTACGCCGATCATGGAAATGGCGGCGAGCCCCACGAGAATGCCGACCCGGAATCGGTCCTCCCTCGTTTTCATCTCCGACGAATCAGCGCGACATTTCCGCGACGCGCTCGTTGATCGATTTGTCGAGCTCTCCCAGGTATCGCAGCCTTTCCGTGGAGCCCGGCGCGGTCATCCGGCGGGACTCCTCGACCGCCTTCCGGGCCTCGCCGTAGGCCGCGATTGCCTTCTCCTTCTCTCCCTTGGCGCGATACGCCTCGCCGAGATTGAACCAGGATCGCTCGTCCTTGTTCATGCGTTTCAAGCGCACTTCCAGGATCGCGACGGCCCGGTCGTTTTCTCCCACGTCAAGCAGCGCGCGCCCGAAACAGTCGTCGTACGGGATCCTTCCGTCCGGCGACAGCTTCGATGCCCGGTCCATGTTCAGGACGACATCGGCGGCGGAGTACCCGCTCCCGAGCAGAACCCCTTGATCGTTGTAGGAAAGAAGCCGGCCGATGGCCGCAGAGGCCCGAAAGCTGTTGTCGGATCCCGGGGCGGATCGAATCGCCGCGATGGCTTTCTCCCTCGCCGGGCGCAGGCGCGACGGGACGTCGGAAGGATCGAGGATCGATCTCCAATCCGTGATGGCACTTTCCAGGTCCCGCCCTCTTTCGATCGCCGGATCGAGGCCTTTGCGAGTCGCCGGCTCGAAGGAGTCCAGCATTTCGAAGAAGGCCGATCGGACGGCCTCGACGTCCGTGGATCGATCGACGCAGAACGCGAAGAGGAAGGTGCCGGTGCCATCGGGCGAAGGATACAGGTATTCCGCCTGTTCCCACTCCCGGCCGATCGCGCGGAACCGCCAAGTCGTCGTCCGGAAACGCCGCTCGCGACGGACGTCCTCCCCGCTCCGGCGGGAGCCGGGGGTCACCTCGTATCCGGCGCGTTGTCCCTTGGTGTCCTCCGCGGATATGGCGAGGAGGAGATCCTCCGGCGGAAGCCATTCCATGCGGACGCCGAATATTACCCCGCGTTTCCCGATGCTGTAGCGGCTGAACCTCTGCACCGGCCAGTGCCACGGGGGACCGACGCAATAGAGGGCGTCCTTTTGCTCTTCCGCCGTCATGAGTTCGGGAGGGGGAGGGATTCCCGGCGTCCAGCCGGGCGGAGGGGGAGCCACCCGGCCGTCCGTAAACGAATCGTCCGCGGAGATCGCGGACAAGACGGCCCGGCTGAACGCCTGATCGGATCGTAACGCCGGCTGCGAGCATCCCCAGGCGAACGCGCAGAGCGGCAGCAGACCAACGATGAGGATTCGGGAAGGGGTCACCTGTCAATCCTCCTGCGAAAAGGATCCGTGGGTTCGACGCCATCGGCCCGTGCTCCACGGAGGGAGCGGCCGCAAACACCGGTCACAGGATCATTCTACATCCATATGCGTCGATATGTGTTCCTTCCGCTGGAACAAGCGAATGGTCTTCTGTCAAAGTGACTTGACGTCGTTACCATTCGAAAAGCAAGAAGCGGAAAATTATTTCCAATAAGGGACAACAAACCGTCACTGGCGTGGGTTGGAACGAATAATATCGTTTATATCCAATTACTTTCCAGCATTCTGGCGACGGCATACTGTTTGAATAATAACTGTCCGAGGTGGCAGAAAGTCTCAAACAGGAGAACCCATGACCATGGTGGAAACCGATTCCCAGGGGGAACAACTGAGGAGGCGGTGCGCCATAAGCGCGTGGCTTTCCGTCGGCGGCTTTGCCTTTTCGTTCCTGTACCCCCAGTTCGACCAGTCGATGGACAGTCCATTCATATTGGGGATTTATACCCTGGTGGTCGGAGTTGTCGGGTGCGTCACGTACAAGATCCGTCATTTCCTTCACAAGGCCGCCCAGCGACGGAAGATGCGGAAGATCAAGGATGCAAATTCCGAACTGATATTCCTCTGCGGGGGTATCAGCTAAACAGGCGGAGAAAAGATGGTGTTCCCAGCTCAATTCCGGGAGGGGCCACCATAATATTAAGGAGTTACGGAAATGCCGTAACTCTCTCGTTTTTGACTATCTGAAGGCATAGCAGGCCGTTGTAGGCCCGCAAGGTTTTTTTCTTGCGGGCCTTTTTATTTGCGGCTCCGAATGCAGGACGAGAAGCGACAACGCTATGCGGCCCGTTCCCGTTTGGGGTGAAGCCTTCGGCAAGCTCTCCCGCCTTGCAATCAGGATGCGTCCTTGGCACAATATTTACGAACATCAATATATGGAAATACCCCCCCGGATGACAATGGCATCATGAAAACCAACCGGCTGCTGTCGGGACGACCCGATATGGACGGGACCATGGGCGGAGGGAACAAGCGGCCCGGCGGGAGCCGGGAGGACTACTTCCGGGCCTTCGCCGGAGTGGTCTTGCTCCTTGGACTGCTTCTGTACCCGATGCGGGGCCTGCCCACCGAAGAGTTCGCGCGGCGGACCGGGAAGGAGTGCGCCGCATGCCACGTGGACCCTGCGGGGGGAGGAGATCTGACGGCGGACGGGTCGGTTTTCCGCAAGGAGATGGAGGCGGGGGAGAAGGTTTTACCACGGAAGGGCGGCAAAGGCGTGGTGCGTTTCGTCGCCGGCTTCCTTCACCTTTTCACAGCGGTCTTCTGGTTCGGCACGATCCTGTACGTCCACCTGCTCCTGAAGCCGGCCTACGCCGCCAAGGGGCTTCCCAGGGGAGAGCTCATGGTGGGATGGGGATCGATCATCATGATCGCTCTCACGGGAGGGATCCTGGCCGCGTACCGCGTACCCTCTTTCGACGTTCTCCTCCGCACGAGGTTCGGGATCCTTCTGATGATCAAGGTCGCCTTGTACCTCGTCATGGTGACGACGGCCGTCATCGTGACCTTCGTCGTCGGCCCGCGCCTGAAGCAAAGGCGGCAGGCCGTCGACGAGGGGAAGAAGGATCTCACTCCGGACGACCTGTCCCAGTTCGACGGGAAAGAGGGGAGGCCCGCCTATTTCGCTTACAGCGGCAAAATCTACGACGCGACCGGAAGAAAGCTGTGGAAGGGAGGAAACCACGTCGGGAAACACCTGGCCGGCTTCGACCTGACGGACGCCCTGACACTGGCGCCGCATGGAGAAGAGAAGATCGTCTCGCTCCCCCTCGCAGGACGCCTTATCGAAACGGGAGCGCCAAGGGAGAGGCCTCTTCACGAAAAAGGTTTCTATTTCATGGCGTATCTGAACCTCTTCCTGGTGCTCGGCATCCTGCTGGTGATCTCCCTCTGGCGCTGGTGGTAGGCCTCCCAAACCCCGCATCACCTCGATCGTACGGCGACCATTTGCAAAGAGTTTTCTGCTATATTTTCAGCCAGACCAAACCCGGGTTGGGGGTGGTCACACATTTCCCGAATGATAATGAAGGAGCAGGGTCTGAACTCCCGAAAGGAGACTGTTCGCCATGCT
This window contains:
- a CDS encoding CopD family protein codes for the protein MKTNRLLSGRPDMDGTMGGGNKRPGGSREDYFRAFAGVVLLLGLLLYPMRGLPTEEFARRTGKECAACHVDPAGGGDLTADGSVFRKEMEAGEKVLPRKGGKGVVRFVAGFLHLFTAVFWFGTILYVHLLLKPAYAAKGLPRGELMVGWGSIIMIALTGGILAAYRVPSFDVLLRTRFGILLMIKVALYLVMVTTAVIVTFVVGPRLKQRRQAVDEGKKDLTPDDLSQFDGKEGRPAYFAYSGKIYDATGRKLWKGGNHVGKHLAGFDLTDALTLAPHGEEKIVSLPLAGRLIETGAPRERPLHEKGFYFMAYLNLFLVLGILLVISLWRWW
- a CDS encoding tetratricopeptide repeat protein — its product is MTPSRILIVGLLPLCAFAWGCSQPALRSDQAFSRAVLSAISADDSFTDGRVAPPPPGWTPGIPPPPELMTAEEQKDALYCVGPPWHWPVQRFSRYSIGKRGVIFGVRMEWLPPEDLLLAISAEDTKGQRAGYEVTPGSRRSGEDVRRERRFRTTTWRFRAIGREWEQAEYLYPSPDGTGTFLFAFCVDRSTDVEAVRSAFFEMLDSFEPATRKGLDPAIERGRDLESAITDWRSILDPSDVPSRLRPAREKAIAAIRSAPGSDNSFRASAAIGRLLSYNDQGVLLGSGYSAADVVLNMDRASKLSPDGRIPYDDCFGRALLDVGENDRAVAILEVRLKRMNKDERSWFNLGEAYRAKGEKEKAIAAYGEARKAVEESRRMTAPGSTERLRYLGELDKSINERVAEMSR
- a CDS encoding RNA polymerase sigma factor, coding for MPKEEKDLLLKSAQGDSASFGEIVGRYQYLVYALALQVVKDPAAAQDIAQETFISAFASLKDLRSMEAFPSWLRKIARNKALAWRKEQDRLAPLEDAGVLWAPIEATEMEIEDERNEADAFQAEIRKIVSSLSDALRFPLLLCYLDGVPMAETARFLGISEGALRKRLHDGKRKLQERIVRMAEKSLQEYRLPR
- the maoP gene encoding DUF413 domain-containing protein; this translates as MTKSLFLAVLFAGLTGCSYVGSMVSQAAYSMRQRTSPEQRVYKYMLDRETFFVFGRIEHAGNVNREAIAVVAVSDKFRPSEVVDVNHLARVDSYYGLNLPAGEYRLLVVSDLDRDGYYDKTEVVGGRAISLTADAVPDKVLGGYDLDLAARSNPASGPFRMAVLKPAKRVESLFYPKGTIRSLDDPIFAPQMATLGMYEPAAFLEAAPMMFYAFEEELGYKIPVVFVHGIGGSVRDFDDVVAGLDRTRFKPWFFYYPSGTGLQQLGAMFYKIFLSGRVIPLGDMPIVIVAHSMGGLVVREALNLRSGGKDENHVHRFITVASPLGGHPAARSAEKAPVVLPSWRDLNPDSNFIAGLYRKPLPAGVEYHLLFAYGNDRTIKLGTNSDGVVPLASQLSPPAQKEATVQHGFDDTHTGILKNREAIQEILRITADVRVPFPEPHMRELMRGGYRAELGPHYTPLEAFYIHSQGLYMEAIASGGLAPIHPVQEHFVRAARGEVSPDNELESAWIKFSREYPDRRSLAQNAADEGTAVH